One part of the Vitis riparia cultivar Riparia Gloire de Montpellier isolate 1030 chromosome 6, EGFV_Vit.rip_1.0, whole genome shotgun sequence genome encodes these proteins:
- the LOC117915889 gene encoding pentatricopeptide repeat-containing protein At5g27110, translating into MDTTKLLSLLKTCIDSKYLKQGKLIHQKIVSLGLQNNITLCKSLINLYFSCHLFQSAKLVFQTIENPLDITLWNGLMAACTKNFIFIEGLELFHRLLHFPYLKPDAFTYPSVLKACSGLGRVGYGKMVHTHVIKSGFAMDVVVMSSAVGMYAKCNVFEDAIKLFDEMPERDVASWNNVISCYYQDGQPEKALELFEEMKVSGFKPDSVTLTTVISSCARLLDLERGKEIHMELVRSGFALDGFVSSALVDMYGKCGCLEMAKEVFEQIQRKNVVSWNSMIAGYSLKGDSKSCIELFRRMNEEGIRPTLTTLSSILMACSRSVNLQLGKFIHGHIIRNRVEADIFVNSSLIDLYFKCGNIGSAENVFQNMPKTNVVSWNVMISGYVKVGSYLEALVIFTDMRKAGVKPDAVTFTSVLPACSQLAVLEKGKEIHNFIIESKLEINEVVMGALLDMYAKCGAVDEALYIFNQLPERDFVSWTSMIAAYGSHGQAFEALKLFEKMQQSDAKPDKVTFLAILSACSHAGLVDEGCYYFNQMITEYGFKPVVEHYSCLIDLLGRVGRLREAYEILQRTPDIREDVGLLSTLFSACHLHKKLDLGEQIGKLLIEKDPNDASTYIILSNMYASVKKWDEVRKVRLKIKELGLKKNPGCSWIEVGKRIHPFVVEDKSHPQADMIYECMSILASHMEKYQVLSF; encoded by the coding sequence ATGGACACCACAAAGCTGCTATCTCTCTTGAAAACATGCATTGATTCCAAATATTTGAAGCAGGGCAAACTCATTCACCAGAAAATAGTCTCTCTAGGCTTACAAAACAACATTACCTTGTGCAAGAGCCTCATCAACCTCTACTTCTCTTGCCATTTATTTCAATCTGCAAAGCTTGTTTTCCAAACTATTGAGAACCCATTAGACATTACATTGTGGAATGGCCTCATGGCTGCTTGCACCAAGAATTTCATCTTCATTGAAGGTCTTGAGCTCTTTCATAGGTTGCTGCATTTCCCGTATCTCAAACCGGATGCTTTCACCTACCCAAGTGTTCTAAAAGCTTGTAGCGGGTTAGGGAGAGTTGGGTATGGTAAAATGGTGCATACCCATGTGATCAAAAGTGGGTTTGCGATGGATGTTGTTGTTATGAGTTCTGCGGTGGGGATGTATGCAAAGTGCAATGTGTTTGAGGATGCCATTAagttgtttgatgaaatgcctgAAAGAGATGTGGCTTCCTGGAACAATGTGATTTCTTGTTATTATCAGGACGGGCAGCCTGAGAAAGCATTGGAATTGTTTGAAGAAATGAAGGTTTCTGGGTTTAAGCCTGATTCTGTGACGCTGACGACTGTGATCTCGTCCTGTGCGAGGCTTTTGGATCTGGAAAGAGGGAAGGAGATTCATATGGAGTTGGTGAGAAGTGGGTTTGCGTTGGATGGTTTTGTTAGCTCTGCTCTTGTGGACATGTATGGAAAATGTGGTTGTTTGGAGATGGCTAAAGAGGTTTTCGAGCAAATCCAAAGAAAAAATGTGGTTTCTTGGAACTCCATGATTGCAGGATATAGTTTGAAAGGTGACAGCAAATCCTGCATTGAGCTTTTTAGGAGGATGAATGAGGAAGGAATTAGACCAACTTTGACTACTTTAAGTAGCATATTGATGGCTTGTTCTAGATCAGTGAACCTGCAACTCGGAAAATTTATCCATGGACATATAATAAGAAACAGAGTAGAAGCTGATATCTTCGTTAACAGCTCCCTTATTGATCTATACTTCAAATGTGGCAACATTGGGTCAGCTGAAAATGTCTTTCAAAACATGCCCAAAACAAATGTGGTTTCTTGGAACGTAATGATTTCTGGATATGTGAAAGTAGGCTCTTATCTTGAGGCTCTTGTCATCTTCACTGACATGAGAAAGGCTGGTGTAAAACCAGATGCTGTTACATTTACTAGTGTTTTACCAGCTTGTTCCCAACTGGCAGTCTTAGAGAAGGGCAAGGAGATCCATAACTTCATCATTGAAAGTAAGTTAGAAATCAATGAAGTAGTCATGGGGGCTCTACTTGATATGTATGCTAAATGTGGTGCAGTGGATGAagctctatatatttttaatcaattaccAGAGAGAGACTTTGTTTCATGGACTTCTATGATCGCAGCCTATGGGTCTCATGGCCAAGCTTTTGAAGCTTTGAAGCTTTTTGAGAAGATGCAGCAATCAGATGCAAAACCAGACAAAGTTACCTTCCTTGCAATTTTGTCTGCATGTAGCCATGCTGGACTGGTTGATGAAGGGTGTTATTATTTCAATCAAATGATCACTGAATATGGTTTCAAACCTGTGGTTGAACACTACTCATGCTTGATAGATCTGCTTGGACGTGTTGGGAGATTGAGAGAAGCTTATGAAATACTACAAAGAACGCCAGACATCAGAGAAGATGTTGGGTTGTTAAGCACACTTTTTTCTGCTTGCCATTTGCATAAGAAATTAGATTTGGGAGAGCAAATTGGAAAATTGCTTATTGAGAAGGATCCCAATGATGCATCAACTTacataattttatcaaacatgtaTGCTTCTGTCAAGAAATGGGATGAAGTACGCAAAGTAAGATTAAAGATAAAAGAGCTTGGATTGAAGAAGAACCCTGGGTGTAGCTGGATTGAAGTTGGAAAGAGGATCCACCCTTTCGTTGTTGAAGATAAATCACACCCACAAGCAGATATGATATATGAATGTATGTCAATTCTTGCAAGTCATATGGAGAAATATCAAGTCttgtcattttaa
- the LOC117915767 gene encoding uncharacterized protein LOC117915767 has translation MALKSSSPPLTSAVAATTAHGEALVPAPLSPSARLPPPLLPPTSPSASSTSQPAATITSDDVKAQVKAMKKKVDKLLSRITTRLNVMLVRVEAMIEALEGDGGIMRSKLEELDAIITEMSLLKLDLHSIINELEFIDNELNHCLFLCDFLG, from the exons ATGGCCTTGAAAAGCTCTTCCCCTCCTCTAACCTCCGCCGTTGCTGCCACCACCGCTCATGGAGAAGCTCTCG TACCAGCTCCGCTTTCTCCGTCAGCCAGGCTGCCGCCTCCACTTCTGCCACCCACTTCTCCTTCAGCCTCGTCAACATCTCAGCCGGCTGCCACCATAACTTCTGACGACGTGAAAGCCCAAGTGAAGGCAATGAAAAAGAAGGTGGACAAACTGCTAAGCAGGATCACCACTCGACTCAACGTCATGCTGGTTCGTGTAGAAGCCATGATTGAGGCCCTTGAGGGTGATGGCGGCATCATGAGATCCAAACTTGAAGAACTGGACGCCATTATCACCGAGATGTCCCTCCTCAAACTGGATTTGCATTCTATCATCAATGAACTTGAGTTCATCGACAATGAACTCAACCACTGTCTCTTCCTCTGTGATTTTCTTGGTTGA
- the LOC117916428 gene encoding reactive oxygen species modulator 1, whose amino-acid sequence MARDSCLARVTAGVAVGGAVGGAVGAVYGTYEAIRYKVPGLLKIRYIGQTTLGSAAVFGLFLGAGSLIHCGKSY is encoded by the exons ATGGCGAGGGACAGTTGTCTGGCTCGCGTCACCGCCGGTGTTGCTGTTGGCGGCGCCGTTGGAGGGGCTGTTG GTGCTGTATATGGGACTTATGAGGCTATTAGGTATAAG GTACCTGGACTTCTGAAGATCAGGTACATTGGACAAACTACTCTGGGGAGTGCTGCTGTTTTTGGTCTATTCCTGGGTGCTGGGAGCCTGATACACTGTGGGAAGTCTTATTAA
- the LOC117916325 gene encoding F-box protein At3g07870-like, giving the protein MHLAQATTREEVLILAHWFHVRHRTSSLRLMKEHDRSPKAIVEFPNRGRYDLENSCHGLLCFVKCGKEEEALVSNPLRGELLMLPESTVMSRWPHLDRYGLGFDSSIKKYKIVHVFFRDFDWAKRGYRLGAEVYTVGATSSWREISQIPCYPLYKRAVYASGALHWLVNCEFNPDNLKSMVISFNIKEEEFNSIPHQEFPSKVSKWFELVDLRGYLGMVDFSLGTHIEIWKLKDYEKKEWVREYRIDIKPPHGVPINEYIEVVGLMEDGEILLERYKKLVAYNPKTNGLRCIQTLNNDPDMDTPQVYVYTGSLVSISGAIKS; this is encoded by the coding sequence ATGCACTTAGCTCAAGCCACTACTCGTGAAGAAGTTCTGATTCTAGCCCATTGGTTTCATGTCAGACATAGAACAAGCAGCTTGCGGTTGATGAAAGAACACGACAGGTCTCCCAAGGCCATTGTTGAGTTTCCCAATAGAGGGAGGTACGACTTGGAGAATTCCTGCCACGGTTTACTTTGCTTTGTAAAATGTGGCAAAGAGGAGGAAGCCCTTGTATCTAATCCTCTTAGAGGAGAGCTTCTGATGCTGCCAGAGTCCACAGTCATGTCCCGTTGGCCACACTTGGACAGGTATGGATTGGGGTTTGATTCTTCGATTAAGAAGTATAAGATCGTTCACGTATTTTTTCGGGATTTTGATTGGGCCAAGCGAGGATATCGGTTGGGTGCTGAGGTTTACACTGTGGGAGCCACAAGCTCATGGAGAGAGATTAGCCAAATTCCTTGTTACCCTCTTTATAAAAGGGCTGTATATGCAAGTGGTGCATTGCATTGGCTGGTTAACTGTGAATTCAATCCTGATAATTTGAAGAGCATGGTGATTTCTTTTAACATCAAAGAAGAGGAATTTAACTCAATCCCTCATCAAGAATTCCCCTCAAAAGTTTCCAAGTGGTTTGAGTTGGTTGATCTGAGAGGCTATCTGGGTATGGTTGATTTTTCATTGGGCACACACATTGAGATATGGAAGTTGAAAGATTATGAGAAGAAAGAGTGGGTGAGAGAATATAGAATAGACATAAAACCACCACATGGAGTGCCTATCAATGAATACATTGAAGTGGTAGGTCTAATGGAAGATGGTGAAATATTGCTGGAACGCTATAAGAAGTTGGTGGCTTACAATCCAAAGACCAATGGTCTGAGATGCATACAGACTCTCAACAATGATCCTGATATGGATACACCACAAGTTTATGTTTATACAGGGAGTCTAGTTTCAATATCTGGTGCTATTAAGTCATAA